From a region of the Penaeus vannamei isolate JL-2024 chromosome 2, ASM4276789v1, whole genome shotgun sequence genome:
- the LOC138865376 gene encoding GATA zinc finger domain-containing protein 11-like, translating into MSISIFKSPSYHPYTKSAINLMAASSPFAASSTPPPRPPYPLHLSGELPYTTTTTTIVTNNNDNNIDIPNNSTIANSNLIGNSTDNNTTIVNNTNTSTFTSSTNNTAKPPRVPSPPTTTNPFLPSSTPSRTKPPPPTTYPAPPTTTTTITRTTPHHH; encoded by the exons ATGAGCATATCCATATTCAAAAGCCCATCCTATCACCCGTATACAAAGTCTGCAATAAACCTTATGGCT gcctcctcccccttcgccgcctCATCGACACCCCCGCCAAgacctccttatcctctccatctttccggGGAGCTTCCttacaccaccacaaccaccaccatcgtcaccaacaacaatgacaataatatcgataTCCCAAACAACAGCACTATCGCCAACAGCAACCTTATTGGTAACAGCACCGACAATAACACCACCATCGTCAACAATACTAACacatccaccttcacctccagcaCCAACAACACCGCCAAACCACCAAGAgtgccatcaccaccaacaacaacaaatccatttctaccatcatcaacaccatcccggacaaaaccaccaccaccaacaacatatCCAgctccaccaacaacaacaacaacaataacaagaacaacaccacaccaccactaa